CGTGCTCTCGGATATGCGCCAGCAGATCATCACGCTCTACTCGGAGCTCAAGCTCGAGCAGTCGAACCACGAGCTCACTCGGACGCAGCTCCGCGAGCTCAAGAtggcgcaggccgtcgacgcggacgtGTTCCTCGGCCAGAACGAGGCGGCGACCTTTACccccgccgacgcgcagcacggGTACGCGGGCgagacgccggcgctctcgacgccgcgctcgcgctcagcgtcggcgcgccgcaagcgccaggCGTTCCTGCCCGACGGGCCCGCTCCCGCgttcctcgaggagctgagCAAGACCGATGCTCCGGACACGAGCGGCTCCCAGACGCGCTCGGAGGATACCAGCGGGGACCGACCGACAGAAAACCgtctgcacgagcgcccgCCGACGGACGCCGAGACGACTGCCGACGTTCTTTTCGCCGACGACCTCAAGCGCCACTCGCTCGtgggcctcggcctctCGTCCCCGCCCAAGGACCAGACGAGCTTTGAGACGGtggcgcgcaccgagccgGCCTGGCCGGAAACGAGCCAGGACACCTCGTGGCTCGAAGAGGCGTggccctcggcgccggaCACGTCTGCGTCCGACGTCTCGGCCGGCATCGAGAGCATtggtgcgctcgagcaggcctTTTCCGAGGCAAGACTTGGGCCAaagggcgacgacgcgtcgagcgatgTGCCGTACATGGCCGAGGCCAGCGAACCCGAGTCGCAGGCGCCTACGTCGTCTACCGATGCGCCCGGAACGCCGCACGAAgctgcgccgggcgccgagtcgctcgcTCCTGCGACGCCTCTTGCGGGCCCAGCACCGAGCGATGCGACGGAAGCGacgcccaaggccgcggACGCCCCGTCGTTCGCGccgcggtcctcgacgacgcccCCCTCGCCCGATCtcgaggccggcgacgagagcgcgtgggtcagcgacgaggagcccgACACGCCCGGCTATATCCGCCCCGAGTTTATCCCCGAGTGGAGCTTTGACCAAGCGATGTttgaggcggcgcaggacgtACGCGTGTACGAGCTGTCTGGGCGCAAGCCGCGCACCAAGCAgtcgcggcgtggcgcggcgcgcgtcaaccctgcgccggtcgaggaCTTCTTTGGGATCCTAAGTGCGGacggcgagctggagcCTGCGCTGCCTCTGCCGAACTATGCGCTCGAGATGCCCCCGGTCGACGTGAGCAAGCtgagtgcgccgccgtcgcccgcctcgcgcacggcgacggtgcgcaagtctgccgcgtcgctcggcctcgggcgcccGTCGGTCgtcgggcgcagcgcgtacgtcgacgacgcggtgcgcgcgccggcgcctgcctCGATCACGGTCCCGATGCTCGACTCGTTCCCTACGTACGAGGCGCCCAACACCTCGAACGAGgagtcgagcacgagccAGTTCCTCACCCAAATGTTCAGCTCGCTCAAGTCGCCGTGGCACCCCAGCAACCGGCCGATGGACGACTGCGAGACACACGACACCTCGGAGCCCGAGCTCTACCCCGCGATGTCCTCGCCAAAGCAAGAGacgccgccgtcgacgagccccgtgtggccgacgacgccgacaTTTGGCACggccgaccgcctcgcgccgtcgatccctgcgccgagcacgccggtgccgcgcagccccgacgcgcgtgcgccgtcgccgagcagcatcGGCAAGCGCTACATCAAGGCAAACGCCCAGACACGCATCCCTGTCCCCACGCCTGTCTGGCGCCTGAATTTCACACCTACCACGGCGACGCCCATGGCGCGCCCCCCGTTTACGATATGACATAGTAACGAACGCACAGACCACGTGAGGCGGGCCGTGCGGCCCTCGGCGGATTAGACTTCCCCCCCGGGGGTTTCGGATTAGACCATGATCGACGAAAAATCGACGCTCCCGCTCAGCTCGCCGCAGGCCCCGGCCCCGCGCCGTCCCAGCAGGGTATGGAAGCTGGTGCAGTGGGTGTCGTGGGCATTCATTCTCTACCAACTCTACGCCACCTACCTGCGCGGCCCGGCGATCAGCTCGTTTGCTCcccgcgtgctcgaggcgccggatAGCGCCGACGGCATCTGCCCGCAGGTCGAGGAGTATGACCCGAAGGATGCGCTGAACGGCCTCGAGATCAAGCGCACGTCGGTGCAcaaggccgtgcagcgcatcaGCGAGGCGGTCCAGATCGACACGACCGTTGGTGACATGTGGCCCGATCCCGAGGACGACCCCAACCCCTGGAAGGTCTTTACGCCCTTTGCTGAGTGGCTCGAAAAGGCCTTCCCAGAGGTGCATGCCCAGCACAGCCCGGTGaagcgcgaggtcgtccACGACCACGGCCTGCTCTACACCTGGAAGGGCTCGGACGAGAAGCTCAAGCCCCTGCTTATCACCGCGCACCAGGACGTGGTGCCGGTCGACGGatcgacgctcgacgactgGTTCTACCCGCCGTTCTCGGGCGAGATCGACCTGAAGAACCAGACTGTGtggggccgcggcgccctcGACTGCAAGCTGTGGCTCTTGAGCTCGATCACCGCCGTCGAGTCACTGCTCAAGAGCGGCTGGACTCCGCGCCGCACTATCCTCCTCAGCTACGGCTTTGACGAAGAGGCGAGCGGCAACCAGGGCGccaagcagctcggcgagcacctcTACAAAGAGTATGGCCCAGACAGCGTCGCgatgctcgtcgacgagggcACGCCGGTCATGTCGACCTCGGACGCCGAGTcgttcggcgcgccgatcgccgcgccggcagTGACGGAGAAGGGCTCGCTGAACGTCTttgtcgaggtgcgcagcaAGGGCGGCCACTCGtcgatgccgccgccgcacacCTCGATCGGCTTCCTGAGCAAGGTCCTGACGCACCTCGAGGAGAACCCGTTCCCGGACAAGATCCTGGAAAAGTCCAAGCCGCAGATCGCGCTCCTGCAGTgcatgcgcgacgcacccAACATGCCCCCgaagctgcgcgaggcgctgctggcgctcgagtaCTCGGagcgctcgctcgacgccggtTTCTTGCGCGCCAAGGGCTCTGCTctgccgatgcgcgagTACCTCTTCCAGCGCTACGCACCCCGCACGCTCAAGGAGAACCGTCTGACGGATGCGCGCCAAAaggtgctcgaccagctcgacTTTGCGACTAAGTCGATGCTCAAGACGACCCAAGCCCTCGACCTGGTCCGCGGCGGTGTCAAGATGAACGCGCTGCCGGAATCGGCCAACGCGTACATCAACCACCGCATCGCGACCTACTCCAACATTGCCGAGACCGAGCAGCACTACAAGGACCTcctcgtgccgctcgccaaggagctcggcctGTCGCTCCAGGCAttcggcgaggagctcgtgccgcgcacggacAAGAccctcggtgcgctcgtgctcgatcGCAGCTACTGGACCATTGACACGGTGGATGCGTCGCCGTTTGAGGGCAAGGAGGCCGGCCCGTGGCGCCTGCTTTCGCGTGTCATCCGCCAGACGTggcacctcgacgagccccGCCACGAGCTGCACCACGGCAAGGAGCAGGCCGCTCGCTCGCAAAAGTACAAGCAGCCCGTGCGTGTCAGCCCCTACACCATGTTTGCCAACACGGACACGCACTGGTACAAGCGCCTCACGTCCAACATCTTCCGCTTCGGCTCGCTCTCGGTGCACACGGACCTCACGGGCCTGCCCATGTTCCACTCGATGCACACGGTCAACGAGCACGCTTCGATCGATGCCGTGGTCAAGTCGATCGACTTTTACACGAACCTGATCGTCGCGGTGGACCACGAGGATGTGAACAAAGTCTAAGTAGATTACAGTAAAGTACATTACTTGCGCCACTGCACACCGGCCACCCCTTTGCCAGGGCCCCGGGGCGGGTTCTCGACACGGATAAactcgcgcggctcgtcgaccgaGCTGTCGTCGGCATAGATCGGCTGCGAAGtgatgcgcacgcgcttgACGGGCGTGCTTTGAGGCGAAAACCACGAAAGGAAGGACTTGGGTGCAGCGGGCGTCGACGTGGATGTAGCGGGCGTCGGCTTggacgccggcggcggcatgcgcttcggcgcggGCTCCGAGGCCTTTttgggcgcaggcgcttggggcggcgcgtccttGGGCTCtggctcgtcctcgtcctcatcCCGCACCTCGGGCATCTTGGCGACCGACGACGAATAGCTTCGCTGCGATCCACGACGCGAGGGCATGTCGAACGTCTCGATCAAGCGCGATCCGGTGGCATTCGacgagagcgtcgcgttGGACGAAACAGGGCGCACGGAGCGGCCTTGGGCATCGCCATTTGACTGCTCTGCCTTTTccggctgcggcgtcgcAGGCGTGACGCTCGTCAGGGGCACGGCTGGCtgtgcggtgcgcaccgaaGCAGCGTCGCCCTCGCTTGTGGCCTTCGTCTCGCTCGCCTctgcctcggccgcctctTTCTCGCTCGCCTCCTTCCTTGCCTCGGCGCCCCCGgctgcgacgccgagcgaccgcaagacggccggcgcgtTCGCCGTCTgggcgtcgagcacctcgagctcgtgcttGGAAAagagcggcggcacgcagtACACGCGGCACGGGATCATGAGGATAATAATGACTGGGAAACCGATCGCCGCGATCGTCTGCGAAATCGCAATGGTCATGGCAAAGAACAGCCACTGGATGCCAACAAAGAGTGCAATCTTTACGCGCGGCAGCTGCATAAgcggcgggcgtgcgctcggcgagatcgGCACCGCGCTGCGGTCCTGCAGGAGCGACAAGGTGCGCGTGACGATCGGATTCGACTCGATCGACGCCCAGCCCACGAGCAAGAACACGCCGGCAAACACGGCACGCGGCATTGTGCCGAGTGCAACGAGGATGGGGCGAGTCATAGCGCCGATCGTCAGGAGTGCGATGGCAAAGTGGCtcaggcgctgctcgaccacgcgcgcgatgcgcacaTTGGGAAAGTGCGTAATGTGCAAGAGCGACGCGTTGCCCGACGCAGACACACTGCGTCCCCGTtgctcctcgtccgtgACGCGCTCCTGGGTGTACACTgcgagcgagtcggtgTTGTacggcgcctgcggcaCAAGTCCATTCGGCACCGGGAGGCCTAGGATGCCCGACACAAACGTAGTGATGCCCAGCAGGAAAAAGTCCCAGTGGAAGCCGGCGGGCTTGGTGATGGGAAACTTGCGTGCTTGCGCCATGACGCTCGACACATTATGGTCAAAGTAGAAGAGGAGCGTCAGAAGGAACCCAAGCGGTGCGCCAACAAACACCCACGACACGTCCGAGTTCCAAAAGTCCACGAGCCACGGCCGGTCGAGCGTCGGAAAGAAGCTCTTGGTGATCGGCAGGCGCGATACAGGCACGTcccgcagcgtgcgccccGGAAAGTGCGCAAAGCCCGTCCAAAAGAGGCAGCCTGCGACAAACGCGAGCTGCCCcacgatgcgccgcagctggAACGGGAGGTAGGTCGAGGcaccgacgagcgtcgcaaaGTACACCGTCACGCTAAAGAGCACCGCGATGGTCACCGCGAGCCATCCCGTGGCGCTGTCGAGCGGCTCCGGCCCAaactcgcgcacgagcaaCTCAATGCCCTTTTGCACGTAGATCACACCGACGTACAGGCCAAACGTATCCGCAGTCATGTCCGTGATGAACCGCGTGTAGTCGCACAGATTAAAGATGGCCACGAGAAAGTGAAAGCCGGCGGCCCAGATGAGCATCCAGCACTGGAGGCGCAAGTAGG
This window of the Malassezia japonica chromosome 4, complete sequence genome carries:
- a CDS encoding Gly-Xaa carboxypeptidase (MEROPS:MER0001269; COG:E; EggNog:ENOG503NU4A), yielding MIDEKSTLPLSSPQAPAPRRPSRVWKLVQWVSWAFILYQLYATYLRGPAISSFAPRVLEAPDSADGICPQVEEYDPKDALNGLEIKRTSVHKAVQRISEAVQIDTTVGDMWPDPEDDPNPWKVFTPFAEWLEKAFPEVHAQHSPVKREVVHDHGLLYTWKGSDEKLKPLLITAHQDVVPVDGSTLDDWFYPPFSGEIDLKNQTVWGRGALDCKLWLLSSITAVESLLKSGWTPRRTILLSYGFDEEASGNQGAKQLGEHLYKEYGPDSVAMLVDEGTPVMSTSDAESFGAPIAAPAVTEKGSLNVFVEVRSKGGHSSMPPPHTSIGFLSKVLTHLEENPFPDKILEKSKPQIALLQCMRDAPNMPPKLREALLALEYSERSLDAGFLRAKGSALPMREYLFQRYAPRTLKENRLTDARQKVLDQLDFATKSMLKTTQALDLVRGGVKMNALPESANAYINHRIATYSNIAETEQHYKDLLVPLAKELGLSLQAFGEELVPRTDKTLGALVLDRSYWTIDTVDASPFEGKEAGPWRLLSRVIRQTWHLDEPRHELHHGKEQAARSQKYKQPVRVSPYTMFANTDTHWYKRLTSNIFRFGSLSVHTDLTGLPMFHSMHTVNEHASIDAVVKSIDFYTNLIVAVDHEDVNKV
- a CDS encoding uncharacterized protein (EggNog:ENOG503NVYG; COG:P; TransMembrane:10 (o70-93i105-124o165-184i196-213o225-247i259-278o314-333i354-376o453-477i515-548o)), coding for MYQGLGARRGPSVGRARQRAPKRHASTDVPWEERSAWYELRPFRGMYADVRRRLPFYLSDWFDALKPSNVPIVVASVVQIFFINLMPAIAYVLDMYDRTDGSYGVNEVILASALAAVVFSLFSAQPLTFVGVTGLTNLMNYTVYDIAHNGYGLDRFAYLRLQCWMLIWAAGFHFLVAIFNLCDYTRFITDMTADTFGLYVGVIYVQKGIELLVREFGPEPLDSATGWLAVTIAVLFSVTVYFATLVGASTYLPFQLRRIVGQLAFVAGCLFWTGFAHFPGRTLRDVPVSRLPITKSFFPTLDRPWLVDFWNSDVSWVFVGAPLGFLLTLLFYFDHNVSSVMAQARKFPITKPAGFHWDFFLLGITTFVSGILGLPVPNGLVPQAPYNTDSLAVYTQERVTDEEQRGRSVSASGNASLLHITHFPNVRIARVVEQRLSHFAIALLTIGAMTRPILVALGTMPRAVFAGVFLLVGWASIESNPIVTRTLSLLQDRSAVPISPSARPPLMQLPRVKIALFVGIQWLFFAMTIAISQTIAAIGFPVIIILMIPCRVYCVPPLFSKHELEVLDAQTANAPAVLRSLGVAAGGAEARKEASEKEAAEAEASETKATSEGDAASVRTAQPAVPLTSVTPATPQPEKAEQSNGDAQGRSVRPVSSNATLSSNATGSRLIETFDMPSRRGSQRSYSSSVAKMPEVRDEDEDEPEPKDAPPQAPAPKKASEPAPKRMPPPASKPTPATSTSTPAAPKSFLSWFSPQSTPVKRVRITSQPIYADDSSVDEPREFIRVENPPRGPGKGVAGVQWRK